Below is a genomic region from Amyelois transitella isolate CPQ chromosome Z, ilAmyTran1.1, whole genome shotgun sequence.
TTACGTGTGATGTAAGACCACATCATGCCTATATTTTCAAGAACATGGCATTTCAGCAGTATTAgatacttaatacatacatacatacataaaatcacgcctctttcccggaggggtaggcagagactacctctttctacttaattcagatttttaataaaagtaccCAACCACATTTATATCTTTCCTCTTATTAATCGGTATCCACCTATTTGTAATTGAAGAATGTGTTTTATCTGacctttattttcttcttaaagTTATCAACCGTACTAATCTACGtatgtgtataaaaataacattcacACAACGGAAATCTGTCCGATGTTTGTGCTtaaaagatattattaaaaaaatcgatatggGGGATCTACATAAGACTAAACAAAAGCCAAAATATGGTTTGTTTTGTagaatttctgtctgtctgtatatttGTCCTTGCAAACGCGGAAACTATTGCTCTTATTTAAAAGcggttttttaaaatgtataaggCTTGTtccaacttaaaaactggtatataaaaataccttcCCCCAAACCTCTAAGCAGCAATACAGAAGGTCAGTTTTTTCAGTGAAAGTTTACGGCAAACCAAATCGCGGGCGATAGTTAGttcgaaataatataagtaggtacctatattaaattttatttagaattggAAAGTAAGAAAAGAAATGGTAAACGAGATGCGGTCacagaataaaaatttctatATTCTAATGGTGTTGGTAATATTCTGATTTCAATGGCTCTACCCCAGTGGTACAAGGCATTAAAACACTAGCGTCCACGTTTATGTTTCATATTCATTAGACGACGACTCCTTCAGGTTCGGTATGAGCTTGTCGTAGACGACTGGCACGTAGTCGTACTCTTCAAGCGATACATCCTCGTATAGGGACTGCTTCAGATATTTCCAGTCAAAACTAGTTTCAACGTCGAAAAGTCTGCACAAATCAAAAACTTTATAGGTAAATATCTTACTAACCTTGGAATTCCCGGCAGTTTCGCGTAGGGTCGCtcgatctctttcccatggatgtcgtaaaaggcgactaaggaaataagGCACATTCATCCAGTGCAGCTTTTATATGACCTAATATTTGGGTTCCTTTGCAAGAACGATTCCCGTTTGAACTTTAAAATGAGACCTAAATGTATTTAGACGGCCACATACACAccatataaaaaagatatgtaCCACCTCATACATAAGCGCCAATAATATGTGGATTAGTCGCATACAATAGTCGTTAAGTAACTAGCTACCTATATGAAATCCTAAAAAACTGACTAACTGGtacgttaataaataaaacaggcaTCGTCTTATTAATTTTGCATAAGTAAAAGTAGTTTTAAGACGCTAAGTAAAGATTTAGGACAaacaagtacctacttaataccTAAATGTTTCTCTTCTTACGCAGATCTCAGTAAATCTTTGAAAACCATGTCCAAATTCCTGTCAGGAAAGTCCTTACCTGCTAATACAAGTCATAAAGTCCTTAAGGTATTTGCTGGAGAACAAATGAATAATGTTGCTGAAACCAGTACAGTTGGTCCATTGCGCGTCTGGTGCCATCATCATGCCCACAGCTTTCCCTTCGCAAACCAGCGTGGATCCGTACATACCCTGAAAAGAAACGTTTCAGCCTCAAACACGAACACACTAAAGCAGTAGTTATAAGAAACTCTTCAAAGTCGTCACACAGCAACGAAGCAGCAGAGCAGTTCTAGCGCGGGTTCTCGTTGAAACGAGTGATATGATGTGACGAGTTCGAAGAATTCTTTGTATTAGAGGAAACAATATTGTGCTTTCAAACTATAATTGCTTTTGGTGTACTTTTGCTATCGGAAAATTTACTACTAAGCAAAGATCTGGAGGGTAGATTTATCGTTATATAGGCTGATACTCTGATAAACATTGGCATCGTTAAAAACGTTTTCGTTTTTACAAGATTGTTGACCAAATTCCTTTGGCTGCAATCGACTCGACATGCCTTCCCCGTTAAGATTTTCACACGACTGTTTGAAAGTGGCATCTAAGGTATtaggaaattttatttttatctccgCTCATTCATCAGTCTCTTTGTCGGCTTTATTGATGACAAATACCTCAACGAAGTTTGTGAATGAAGGCCTCATCCTGATATGTTGATAAGTTCCTCCTATCGATCACCTGAACGCCGCCTAACTTTTTCAACTATGGGTTTCCTGTGCGTTAGATGACGTATTTTTTCTTCACCAACTTGCTTCATAGCTAATACTAACTACTACATCACCttagaaaacaatttttcgcCTAATCAATTAACCCCTTTAATTTTGAGTAGGTATTCTTGTGATGAGaatttatttctcaaaactttcaaattattgAGCAGATTTTCATTAAACGCTCGGCCTGTGAGTCTTTGCATttgcatattaaaaataaatttgacgtCCTTTTCTGCTCTGCCCTGAGGCTCTTCAACAAAAACGACTTACGTGGCAGGGCTGGGCTGACCGGTCaggctaaaaaataattagtaaacGTTAGATATTCATAATCAAACaactttataagtattataaagaaaaagttgTTAAATGTAATgcactaattttttttacgaaacaaataaactgcGATAGATATTTTTGGAATTTACACGGTAGCGAATTCCAGTCTTaatcacaaatatttaataattatatataagtgagtcttataataataaagtaagtgTAGAGTTGATGTAcactttatttatgaaaattgctTTTCATTGatagaatattaatttattcacctCCTCAGAATTATGGAGCGCAAGTAATCCTAAGTAAGAACCTGTTATTCGCAGAGTGTTAGAGagtaaaacattaaaactttaaaagccAATGTTAGCTCCTGCTGGGAACACTTGACTTAAGCAAAGTTCTGTGCTAAGCTCTGAAAGCACTAAAGCACACTAAGTACTTATCTACTAACACTTCAAGTTCAATATTTTGCAAGCGGATAACCAAAATGGTCCGTTAATACCTTTTACCTGTTGGAGTAAACCGACGGAGCAAAGGATGTTTTGTTAGTTAAGTACTACCCCTGTACCTTCTACTACATACACATAGCTTTATCCGTTCTGGGGAGATAGAGCTAATCGATAAGGACTTTAAGGCCACCTTTAGCTGGATAGGTTTTTGTTGGAGATTCACAGATAGTGTCAGGTTACcactgaataatataaaataataataatattatataattatgtccCAAACTCACATTTCAAACTCGTAATACGGTCAGCATTGCCACGTTGTTTACCTAAAGTAACCTACTTAGCTAAAGTACCTAAAGTCCTTAGCTAAAGAAATTCTTTGGATCTGATGTGAACCGGAACggttatcattttatttttttgtacttatataattgaCTTCTAATACTGCTCCTCTACGCGGGAAGATAAGCAGCTGGAACACGCCATGCTACCAGAACAGCACAAaatcatacataaattattaagtttttagtacatacatCTCGAACACAAATACTGCCAGTGTTCTCGAAGTATCCATGAAAACCGAGGTTGGTTAGCGCCTTCTGGAATTTAAGGGAAAGGGCTTCGCACCAAATTCCCTTCTTCGCCGTATTTACGAATTGTGCACGCAAATTGCGTTGCAATAAGAATTTATGCACGGGGAATATTTTATCCTAgaacaaaaagaataattagAGAACAGTTATCTGCAAAAGCCCATACTCATAGCAAATGTTCTTAAAGTTGTGGTATCTACCTACTTGGGCTTTTGGGTTTGTTTGCTGAGAGTTACAGTGAAACTGTTTCCACCAAAAACATagtgtgaaaaatataaaccaagttaaattcttaaattacGCTCTCAATTTCCATTTACGTATAGGTAGGTGAGTAAATGTCTTAATTCTTAATCAAACTACTCATATTTACCAGAAGTTCAGTATTCGATAAAGTTTCTGATAGGTAGGGATCGACATTTATCACTTTATATTATAGTGTCGTAGAATATGTGAAACGTTTGATCCGCCGAATAAAATAACACGAAAATTGTCAGTAAATGTTTagattgatttaattaaaaattttctccGAGTCTCAAGTACTGTTCAGAAAGCTCTACGAGTAGTTTGACAGAAACTCTAAATTATGCATTAGATTTAAGGTGCAACTTTAGTCGGACCGTGCACTATAAATAGTCTCCACTGCTCCGACTCTTCGCTTGGAACTTCGGGTATAAAATtatctgatttatatacagaATCTTTCAGTTGGAAAATTGGTATTCGTGGGCtcactttattattaaagtgtaTGTGCATACGgatttttctcattttctcAATTCTAGGAAATGATAGATATGACTGTACTTACTATGAATGGCAAAGACAACCGCTACAACCACAAAATATTAGCAGTGtatcaaaaatttttcaatgttCCGTAGGCGTTCAATGTTCCCTAACGGTGCGAGTCGAAGCACGTGTTAAGGCGAACGTTTCAGTAAATACCGTTGAATTTTTTGCCCCCCTCAGCGCCACATGTGTGCTAGAGTGAGGCATGGGAACTACAATAGGTGCCGATTTGAATACGAATGGCAGAAGGTTCCTTTGTTCTTAGACCGTTTAAACAATGTAAACtaattattcagatttttattatcataatttcATAGCGTGAGAATAGACAATTGACGCATTTGACTACCCTAAGAGCAAGTGTAAGGTAATCGATAACCAttgtaaaacaataacaacatGTGTAACTCAAAGCTTCTTTATAGATTTTGGTATCATTCAgcatatatatagatagactAAACCTTCGAGTGTCATACTACCCGACGGCTTTTATTCGGAAAAATTCTAATGGGAGTTAATTCAAGAAGCTATAGATTATATTACCCCTTGATAAAAGAAGTGCCAGCCGGCCATGAAGCATTCCTGTTGTAATGTAAGCTGGACGTCGCCCAAATAGTCAATGTCTATGGGCCGAAGGGGTACTTCAGCTATGACGTCCGGGATGGCCTGCTTAAACATTAGTACAGCTGCAGACTTCTGCATCAGGTATTGTCTGTAGCCTGTAACTTCAGATACTGGAACAAGAAAAAACAATTGGCTTACGACGatgcaaattgaaaatttatttctatttctttcCTAAGTGTCGCTTCGTGAAAAAATCTTGGTTACATGATGACCCCATGGAGTCCTCATTAGAGAAGCGGTGAAACTGTGATTTACCCCAGCGAGATGACGAAAGTCATTACATGCATATGCATATTGTTCTTGCCCAATGAGTGCGAAATTTGAGTTTAAagttacaaagttatttttatatccgTAAAGACAATGTTCTAGCATCAATAACTGCATGCCACTCTCTTGGTTGTGAAAGTAATATATTAAGAATACTTCCGTAGCGTagttacttatttcaaaattaaacaattttccaATTTAGTTACCATTCGTATTCctgcaattttaatattaaaaagttacaggaacgacttaaaaaaattaaagtagcgtcatttttaataaatgaaaatggaATGAACAGAATTCCTATTTCGAAATTGCATGCTACGCTACctgaattaatttaatgcaATGTCGTACTTACACTTCGCTTAAATGAAATTCTCTGAACAAACAAAAGCGAGACCGACTAAGTACTACAAACCAATGCTAAttggaattaaattttagttaggTTACACGGGAAGTTGAAATCCATTTATTCATCCACGAGCTGTCCCGTTGGTAGAACGTTTAAAACTGTACAATTTAGAACATTCGCAAATTAGTTAGCAACTACCTTTCATATgatttaatgttttgtttgaaaatggttttaagtaaaaatctaTAGTATCGTATGTTACAAACGTAACGTTAGTTCACCTCTATACATTGTATATAACGATGAGATAGGATGGACCTTTTAACGCTTGACAAAATTAGTTCCCAAATCGCTGCATTCAACTCTACCTTTGTTAACTATTGATAAGAGAATGACTACTAGTGTCCATGACGTTCTGGTGAACTGCATTGTGTTGTGTCGTATCGCCTTGTTTAGCTTCGTATCGTGTCGTACTGTGCTGCAGTGTGTTAGTCTGCTTTGATTTGCGGAGGCCATCATGAACAACACAATAACAACACTCCTTAGCGATAATTGCGAAAAGTTTTATCTTCTAAATCGACATTTTTTCTCTGCGTTTGTATTTTCCCCTTATTGTATTTTCCACTTACATCAGAGGAGCTTTAGTCGCGTCTAGGACAACGTACTGGACTGGTAAGTCATATCTTTACACGatgcgactcccgtctgatctccacaacctttgcagctCCTCTATATTGACATTATTAAACCTTTATTCATACTCACAATTCGGAATTAGAATCTTAGTGACTTGTACTCTAATCCCTCTTCTGGGATGCCTGTATGGGGTTGCGGTGACCACGTTGATGGGTCTTCTGTCGTGAATATGAGATGTTGGGTTCGTGACGCAAACCGCCGCAGTAATGGCTGCAGATCTCGAGATGAGGGTGCCAACGCATATCCCTCGGTACCGAGATGGGAAGTATACCTGGAAGTGAATACAACGTTTGAAATGATTCCGTTAGTGACTCTGGCGATAGAAATTTGCCGCGCTCTTGCAAAAACGCAAAGTTTATAAcattttgattttcttttgaatGTGCTATGTTgatcttatatatttattaataggataagtatattttttataagtatttttttataaatatgaccTTCACGTTTAGATACACGTTATAAGTAGAACTAGGGTTGACCATATGTAGAACTAGATAAAATGACTAATTACTACTGcatgaaaatactga
It encodes:
- the LOC106133796 gene encoding uncharacterized protein LOC106133796 translates to MIRIDNTNNPVVIEQLLKNSLCPGACFVPGFTREPFKARPGSLPFVVYFPSRYRGICVGTLISRSAAITAAVCVTNPTSHIHDRRPINVVTATPYRHPRRGIRVQVTKILIPNLSEVTGYRQYLMQKSAAVLMFKQAIPDVIAEVPLRPIDIDYLGDVQLTLQQECFMAGWHFFYQGDKIFPVHKFLLQRNLRAQFVNTAKKGIWCEALSLKFQKALTNLGFHGYFENTGSICVRDPDRSAQPCHGMYGSTLVCEGKAVGMMMAPDAQWTNCTGFSNIIHLFSSKYLKDFMTCISRLFDVETSFDWKYLKQSLYEDVSLEEYDYVPVVYDKLIPNLKESSSNEYET